The sequence TTCCTTATTATTTCTTCAAGTATTTCCGGATAGTTTAATTTCAGTTGTGCTGCATTCATGAGAACTTCTTCGAGAATTTCGGGATAATTCAGACTGTTGATTTCCTCTTCCTGGAAATACTCAGACAGGTATTCCCGGCTGCGGCTATGAACTCTGTTGAGATCCGGGCAGTTAAAAATATTACCTATTGTATTTCCCATCTTAATCCCCCCATCTTAAGAGCACTTTTCCGCAAGCACCTTGTCTATGAGCCTCTGTTTTGTTATCTCTATATTCTATTAAAAAAGAGGTTTGGCATATTCATAAAAATCATGTAAATTCCATAAACAACATTGACGGAATGCTGATATATCGGCAAATACGCAGGATAAAAATACAAATTCATATTTCAATAATTATATTATAATACAAAATGGAATCCTTTCCTAGTACAAAACATAAAAAATCTGGAAATTAATTTACATTTGTTCACAAAAGCGTCTTGGTTGCATAATTGTAAGTGTGTTGACATGGCTGTTTACATCTCTTCAAAAATGGATAAATATTTATTAAAAAAGTTCGAACAAATGTTTGAAAACGGAAATATATTTGATATAATAATAGCTGTTTATAAAAAAAGTGATGGTGAAATTCCAATTAAATTTAAAATAGAGCAGGTGTTTGTATGAAAAAGGATTATATTGTTGTAAAGGGTGCCAGAGAGCACAATTTGAAAAACATAGATGTCAAGATTCCCAGGGACAAGTTTGTTGTTATCACCGGACTGAGCGGATCAGGCAAATCATCCCTTGCTTTTGACACAATATATGCGGAGGGACAAAGGCGCTACGTTGAGTCATTGTCCTCGTATGCAAGACAGTTTTTAGGACAAATGGAAAAACCTGATGTCGATTATATTGACGGACTGTCGCCGGCCATAGCGATAGATCAGAAAACCACAAGCCGCAATCCCCGTTCCACTGTGGGCACGGTTACGGAGATATATGATTATTTAAGGCTTCTTTTTGCAAGAATAGGCACTCCCCACTGCTACTTATGCGGAAGGGAAATTTCCCAGCAAACGGTGGACCAGATGGTGGACAGAATTATGGAGTTTGAAGAAGGCACACGGATTCAGCTTCTTGCTCCTGTGGTAAGAGGAAGAAAAGGTGAGTATCACAAGCTCATAGAAGATATAAAGAAGGAAGGCTATGTCAGGATTAGAGTGGATGGAGAGGTAGTGGATGTAAATGACCCTGTAAACCTCGACAAGAACAAGAAGCACAATATTGAAATTGTGGTGGACAGGCTGATTGTGAGACCGGGAATTCAGAAAAGGTTGACAGATTCCATTGAGACTGTTCTGCGCTTAAGCAACGGCATACTTGTGGTTGATGTCATAGGCGGAAAGGAGATGCTCCTAAGCCAAAACTTTGCATGTACCGAATGTAACGTGAGCATGGAGGAAATAACGCCCAGAATGTTTTCTTTCAACAATCCTTACGGTGCCTGTCCCGAATGTACTGGTCTGGGCTCTCTTATGAGGATAGACCCTGACCTTGTCATACCGGACAAAAAACTTTCTCTGGCCCAGGGAGCCGTCAGGGCGTCAGGATGGAATATAGCAAATGATGAAAGCTATGCCAGAATGTATATAGACGCTCTTGCAAAACATTATAATTTCAGCGTGGATACCCCTGTTGAGGAGCTTCCCCCGCATATTCTTGACATTATACTCTATGGCACCAACGGGGAAAAAATTAAAATAGAATATGAAAGGGAAAATGAAAAAGGAACATTCATGGCAAGCTTCCCGGGAATTATAAACAGTATGGAGAGAAGATACAAAGAGACAACTTCGGAAGTAATGAAGCAGTACTATGAAAACTTTATGAGCAATATACCCTGTCCTGTCTGCAAGGGGGCGAGATTGAAAAAGGAAAGTCTTGCAGTGACAATAGGCGGCAAAAATATATATGAAGTTTGCTGCTTGTCCATTGGAGAAGCAAAAGAGTTTTTCGCAAATTTAAACCTTACGGAAAGGCAGCAGCTTATTGCCCGCCAGATCTTGAAGGAAATAAATGCAAGACTGGGATTTTTGGTGGATGTGGGGCTTGACTACCTCACCCTTGCGAGAGCGGCAGGAACACTGTCCGGAGGTGAAGCCCAGAGAATCAGGCTTGCCACACAAATTGGCTCGGGACTTATGGGAGTTATATATATCCTGGACGAGCCCAGCATAGGTCTTCATCAGAGGGATAACGACAGGCTCCTCAGAAGTCTCAAGAAGCTAAGGGATTTGGGAAATACTTTGCTGGTGGTTGAACATGATGAGGATACAATGTATGCGTCGGATTACATTATTGATTTGGGACCGGGTGCGGGAAGCCACGGAGGACAAATAGTTGCGGAAGGTACTGTGGAAGAGATTAAACAAAATCCCAATTCCGTTACGGGAGAGTATCTTAGCGGCAGAAAGAAAATTGAAGTTCCTAAAGAAAGAAGAAAACCCAATGGGAAATGGCTGGAAATTATAGGAGCAAGAGAAAATAATCTTAAAAATATAAATGTAAGAATACCTTTAGGAGTGTTTACGTGCATTACAGGGGTTTCAGGATCCGGGAAGAGTTCTCTGATAAATGAAATTTTGTACAAGCGATTGGCCGCCGAGCTTAACAGAGCAAGTGTAAAACCGGGCGAGCATGACTTGATAAAAGGAATTGAGTATCTTGACAAAGTTATAGATATCGACCAGTCGCCCATTGGCCGCACGCCAAGGTCCAACCCTGCAACATACACAGGTGTGTTTGATTTTATAAGGGAAATATTTGCAAACACCACTGAAGCAAAAACCCGGGGGTACAAGGCGGGACGTTTCAGTTTTAATGTAAAGGGCGGCAGATGCGAAGCCTGTGCCGGTGACGGTATAAACAAAATTGAAATGCACTTTTTACCGGACATTTATGTTCCCTGTGAGGTTTGCAAGGGCAAGCGCTACAACAGAGAGACCCTTGAAGTAAGATACAAAGGAAAAAATATAGCGGAAGTTCTGGATATGACTGTGGAAGAGGCATTGGAGTTCTTTAAGAATATACCAAGGATACACAAAAAGATAGAAACATTGTATGATGTGGGTCTTGGTTATATCAAACTGGGACAGTCGTCCACCACTCTGTCCGGAGGCGAGGCTCAGAGGGTAAAACTTGCCACCGAGCTTTCGAGAAAGAGCACTGGAAAAACAATGTATATACTGGATGAGCCGACTACAGGCCTTCATATGGCTGATGTGCACAGGCTTGTCGGCATACTTCACAGACTGGTGGAGGCGGGAAATTCTGTAGTGGTTATTGAACATAACCTTGACGTAATAAAAACTGCCGATTATATTATTGATTTGGGACCTGAAGGTGGCAGCGGAGGAGGTCTCGTTGTTGCCGAGGGGACACCGGAAGAAGTGGCAAAGGTTGAAAATTCTTATACAGGACAGTTTTTGAAAAAAGTTTTGTCCACTTAAATGAAGGTTTTAACATTTTTGTATTTATGTTTGATTAAGATGACGATATACTTCTTGAAAAGCAGGTATTGTTATTTATTGCAGGTTAAACTCAATTTTTAGCTGAGTTGAGTTTTATGGGCAATGGAATATTGTTAGACCAAATGCATAAATATGTGTTATACTTGAAACGTGATAATTTTATAATTTTATATGCATAAACCTGGATAATCCATATTTTAATTTTGAGTATTATACTATGGAGGTTAAAATATATTTTACCAATAATTTAATTAATTCAATTGGCTCAAAGGCGACGGTTTCGTCCCATTTTGTGCTTCGAGAAAAGTGAAAGGGATGATTGTGCTATGATGATGTGCTCAATTTGCAAAGAAAATTTGGCTGTTGTTTTTATTACCAAGATAATAAACGGCAAGCAAACCCAGGAAGGTTTGTGTTTTTCCTGTGCAAAGAAACAGGGAATTCAGCCTATAAATCAAATATTGGAACAAACCGGCATATCCGAAGAAGAAATAGATGGTTTGAACAAGCAGATGGAAACGTTTTTTGAAGACATGGATTTTTCCGGTACGAGTGACCCTGAGGGGGGCACAGCCACTGCCAATCCGTTTTTTAATCTGATTAACAAATCCCTGAACAAGACGATGGAAAGTATGGGATTTAAAAGTTCAAAGGATGAAACGGAGTCCGACGGCAAGACGGACAGGGAAGTTAAGGACGATAAAAACAATACAAGGACGAAGACCCAGGACAAAAAGATGCCGAAGAAGAAAAAGTATCTTGATACTTACGGCACAAATCTGATTGTCAAGGCTAAAGAGGGAAAAATAGACCGTGTTATTGGGAGAAACAGGGAAATTGAAAGAGTAATTCAGATATTGAACAGAAGAAATAAAAACAATCCGGTTTTAATCGGTGAACCGGGTGTGGGTAAGACTGCAATTGCGGAAGGTCTTGCTTTGAGAATCGTTAACAGGGATGTTCCGGTAAAGCTCTTTAACGCCGAGGTTTATGTGCTTGACCTTACAAGCATAGTAGCGGGAACCCAGTTCAGAGGCCAGTTTGAAAACCGAATGAAGGGTATTATAGAGGAATGCAAGGCTCTGGGAAATATAATACTGGTTATAGATGAAATTCATAATATTATGGGCGCAGGAGAGGCCGAAGGAGCCATGAATGCCGCCAACATTTTAAAACCTGCTCTGGCAAAAGGTGAGATACAGGTTATTGGTGCCACCACCCTTGATGAGTACAGAAAGCACATTGAAAAGGACTCCGCGTTGGAAAGAAGATTCCAGCCGGTGCTGGTGGATGAGCCTTCTGTTGAGGAAACCATAGAGATATTGCGGGGTATAAAGGACTATTATGAAAGTTATCACAGGGTTAAAATATCCGATGAGGTAATACGGGCGGCGGTGATTCTTTCCGAAAGATATATCACGGACAGATTCCTTCCGGACAAGGCGATAGATGTGCTGGATGAGGCAGGTTCAAGAGCCAATATTAAAAATGTTGTCCTTTTGGAGTATGAAGCTTTGAAGGAGGAGCTTAAGAAGGTACAGGAAGAAAAGGAAAATGCGGTTTCGGCGGATTCCATTGAGGACTATCAGAAGGCGGCCGACCTTAAGGTAAGGGAATGCAAGCTTCTTCAGCAGATAAAAGAACTTGAGCAGAAGAGCAAGGACATGGAACTGACCGTCGATGATATAGCATATGTTATAGAGTCATGGACCAAGATTCCGGTTCAGAGGCTTACAGAAATTGAAGCCGAAAAACTTCTCAATCTTGAAGAAAGGCTTCATAAAAGAGTCATTGGGCAGCACGAAGCTGTAAAGAGCGTTGCAAGGGCAATTAGAAGGAACAGGGCTGACTTTAAAAAGAGGAAAAAACCGGCGTCATTTATTTTCGTCGGTCCTACCGGTGTGGGTAAAACGGAGCTGGTAAAGGCGCTGGCGGTGGAGTTGTTTGGAAGTGAGGAAGCGCTTATCAGGCTTGATATGTCCGAATACATGGAAAAGCATACTGTATCCAAGCTTATTGGCGCACCTCCGGGTTATGTGGGCTATGATGAAGGCGGCCAGCTTACTGAAAAAGTAAGGAGAAAGCCTTATTCGGTAATACTTTTGGATGAAATTGAAAAGGCACACCCGGATGTGTTTAATATGCTGCTTCAAATTTTGGATGACGGAAGGGCAACGGACAGTCACGGCAGAACTGTAAGTTTTGAAAATACGGTGCTGATAATGACATCCAATGCAGGGACCAGCCTTAAGGCAAGCAGCATAGGTTTTGCAAACGACAACTATATTGCTCTTGAGAATAAAGTCAAGGAGGTTTTGAAGGAAACTTTCAGGCCGGAGTTCTTGAACAGGGTGGATGAAATTATAGTATTTAATCATCTTACCAAAGATGAACTTAAGCAGATAGTTGATTTGATGTTCAAAGATGTTGTTGAGGAAGTGGAAAACAAGAAGATGACCGTCAAATTCCAAGACGGAGTTCGGGAGTTCATTCTTGAAAAGGGCTATGATCCCAAGTACGGTGCAAGGCCTCTTAGAAGGACAATACAGAGGTATATTGAAGACGAGCTTGCAGAAATGTATCTTAAAGGTTTGCTTGCTGAAGGCTGCAGCATTGTGGTTGGTGTCAGGGACGGGAACATTGTGTTTAATGTGGAAAAACCGGCGGAAAACGCGGTAGTGGATACGGAGAATTCAACGACCGATAATATGAAAACAGATAACACAACCGCTGAATGATTGTTTTGGTATAGTGGCACAAAAAAAGCATTTACTTTAGGGACACCTGAGTAAATGCTTTTTTATTGCTTTTTTATTAAAAACAAGCATAAATAACAGGATTGCAATAAAAGTGGAATTCTTGCTTAATCATTCATTATTATGATAAAATCGTTATTATTCATAGTTATAAAATTATAAAATATATCGGTATTATTTTGAGTATTACCTTTAAAATACTGAGTATTATATTTAAAATACATTATTAAAAATTAGGATAACTGTATGAAAGTGGGGAATACATGTTGCCGATAAATGTTAAAAGAGCAATAATTCATGTCCTGGATAAAGAGTCAAGTGAACCCATGCTGAATGAATTTGAACTTGATATTGACGGCGATGTCCGCTATTTTCTTGAAAAACACATAACCAAGGCTTTGGGAGATGATGAGGCAAGAAAGGCGGTTTTTAAAGACGGCAGGAATATTATTAAAGAAGTGTGCCAGAAGATTTTTACGGACAATGATTATTTTATCGAGGGCTCACAGGAGATAGCAAGACAGCTCTTTAAGGCCATGAAAACCAACAGCAGTATTTCGTCCACGGATTTGGTGATTTGTATATACGAGGAAGAGGACGAAGAGAATATTGCCATTTTAAAAATGGACTATACGGTTTCTTTTATCCATGAAGTGGAGTTTGTGGACAACAAGTTTAAAATATCCATAAAGAAGCAGGATATAAGCCTTCCGGGAGTAAATCAGAGAATCCAGAAGTGTGCCTTTATAAGAGCGGCACAGGGAACCGGAGATTATGATTTGATTATACTGGACAATCAAATAAGCAAAAAAAATCAGGATGAACCGGTGGCGCAGTTTTTTCTTGAGACTTTTTTAGGAGCCGATTTGGTTCTGGACAGTAAAACCTGCACCCGGATTTTCAAAAAAGAAACGGAGAACTGGATACGCAGTAAGGCAAAAGAAGGCGAAACATCTTTGGAAATTGTCCGGGAATTTGTGAACGATGCAATACGCAATGAGGATGAAATAGATTTGGATTCCTTTTCCAGCAAAGTGTTTTCCGACAAGACTGATTTAAAAGAAGATTACATAAGCACCATGAGGGAAAAAGGGCTTACCAGTGACAGGTTTGAAGTTGATAAAGAATGGGTGGAGAAAAAGCTTGGCAAAATCAGGCTCAAAACTGAGAGCGACATAGAAGTGGTAATTGATTATGAACAATATAATGACAGGGAAAAGTTTGAAATTGTAAAAAACCCTGACGGTACGAGAAATATAATCATTAAGAATATTATAAGTATAATGGAGAAATAAGAGAGAATTTCTGTCTGCAAAAGAATTATATTGCATCTGTTTATCTGTTAATTAAGCAGTTATTTCGATAAGGGGGAATTCCCGTGAAACGCATATTTTTGCAGTTTGGTTCCGGGTTGGGGCCAATGTCTCGAAGCCTCCCGATTGCCCTGGCTTTGGCTGAGGCCGGATATGAAATAAAATATTTGGGTTATGACATGGCCAAAGAATATATGAAAAAAGCCGGGATAGAAGAACTGTGCCCTGAGTTCAGCATAAGCGATATTAAAAAGGGAAGTCCCAACCCGTACTGGAACACGGCAGAAGAATTCTGGTCGATGATTGGTTATGGCAACATGCCGTGGGTTGAAAGAAAAGTCGATGAATTAATAAATTTGTTAAAACAATTTTTCCCCGATTACATACTGTCCGACCTGGGCATTTTAGCATGTCTTGCTGCAAGAATAACGGGAATTCCATTAATTGCGATAAACCAGAGCTGTTATCATCCAAATGTAAAATTAAAATGGTGGGAAAACAATTATGAAGCCGAAAACTATAAAGATAAAGACAGTCTTTTAAATAAACTGAATGCATTTCTAAAGAAAAAAGGCGCACAGCAATTAAATACTTTTACGGAAATATTTACAGGAAGGCTTACAATCATTCCCGGTTTCTATGATTTTGATCCGATACCGAATCTTGAAAAATATAATACCCATTATGTAGGGCCTGTTCTGTATACTCCAAAGGAAAATGTTTCCGAAAAGCTTTTAAAACTTTTTGACGCCGATCAACCGATAATCTTTTGCTATACGGCAAGGTTCTATGATAATGTGGGAGAAAGCGGGAAAGCAATTTTCGATAATATGATTAAAATTGCCGATAAAATAGATGCCTCCATTATTATTTCGACAGGGAATAAAAAGGATGAATTGCTTGCCTTGGATATTGCGTCAAAGGAATTGAAAAGCGGCAAAGTCAGTATCGTTGATTACGTGCCTT comes from Acetivibrio thermocellus ATCC 27405 and encodes:
- the uvrA gene encoding excinuclease ABC subunit UvrA — translated: MKKDYIVVKGAREHNLKNIDVKIPRDKFVVITGLSGSGKSSLAFDTIYAEGQRRYVESLSSYARQFLGQMEKPDVDYIDGLSPAIAIDQKTTSRNPRSTVGTVTEIYDYLRLLFARIGTPHCYLCGREISQQTVDQMVDRIMEFEEGTRIQLLAPVVRGRKGEYHKLIEDIKKEGYVRIRVDGEVVDVNDPVNLDKNKKHNIEIVVDRLIVRPGIQKRLTDSIETVLRLSNGILVVDVIGGKEMLLSQNFACTECNVSMEEITPRMFSFNNPYGACPECTGLGSLMRIDPDLVIPDKKLSLAQGAVRASGWNIANDESYARMYIDALAKHYNFSVDTPVEELPPHILDIILYGTNGEKIKIEYERENEKGTFMASFPGIINSMERRYKETTSEVMKQYYENFMSNIPCPVCKGARLKKESLAVTIGGKNIYEVCCLSIGEAKEFFANLNLTERQQLIARQILKEINARLGFLVDVGLDYLTLARAAGTLSGGEAQRIRLATQIGSGLMGVIYILDEPSIGLHQRDNDRLLRSLKKLRDLGNTLLVVEHDEDTMYASDYIIDLGPGAGSHGGQIVAEGTVEEIKQNPNSVTGEYLSGRKKIEVPKERRKPNGKWLEIIGARENNLKNINVRIPLGVFTCITGVSGSGKSSLINEILYKRLAAELNRASVKPGEHDLIKGIEYLDKVIDIDQSPIGRTPRSNPATYTGVFDFIREIFANTTEAKTRGYKAGRFSFNVKGGRCEACAGDGINKIEMHFLPDIYVPCEVCKGKRYNRETLEVRYKGKNIAEVLDMTVEEALEFFKNIPRIHKKIETLYDVGLGYIKLGQSSTTLSGGEAQRVKLATELSRKSTGKTMYILDEPTTGLHMADVHRLVGILHRLVEAGNSVVVIEHNLDVIKTADYIIDLGPEGGSGGGLVVAEGTPEEVAKVENSYTGQFLKKVLST
- a CDS encoding ATP-dependent Clp protease ATP-binding subunit translates to MMMCSICKENLAVVFITKIINGKQTQEGLCFSCAKKQGIQPINQILEQTGISEEEIDGLNKQMETFFEDMDFSGTSDPEGGTATANPFFNLINKSLNKTMESMGFKSSKDETESDGKTDREVKDDKNNTRTKTQDKKMPKKKKYLDTYGTNLIVKAKEGKIDRVIGRNREIERVIQILNRRNKNNPVLIGEPGVGKTAIAEGLALRIVNRDVPVKLFNAEVYVLDLTSIVAGTQFRGQFENRMKGIIEECKALGNIILVIDEIHNIMGAGEAEGAMNAANILKPALAKGEIQVIGATTLDEYRKHIEKDSALERRFQPVLVDEPSVEETIEILRGIKDYYESYHRVKISDEVIRAAVILSERYITDRFLPDKAIDVLDEAGSRANIKNVVLLEYEALKEELKKVQEEKENAVSADSIEDYQKAADLKVRECKLLQQIKELEQKSKDMELTVDDIAYVIESWTKIPVQRLTEIEAEKLLNLEERLHKRVIGQHEAVKSVARAIRRNRADFKKRKKPASFIFVGPTGVGKTELVKALAVELFGSEEALIRLDMSEYMEKHTVSKLIGAPPGYVGYDEGGQLTEKVRRKPYSVILLDEIEKAHPDVFNMLLQILDDGRATDSHGRTVSFENTVLIMTSNAGTSLKASSIGFANDNYIALENKVKEVLKETFRPEFLNRVDEIIVFNHLTKDELKQIVDLMFKDVVEEVENKKMTVKFQDGVREFILEKGYDPKYGARPLRRTIQRYIEDELAEMYLKGLLAEGCSIVVGVRDGNIVFNVEKPAENAVVDTENSTTDNMKTDNTTAE
- a CDS encoding nucleoid-associated protein — encoded protein: MPINVKRAIIHVLDKESSEPMLNEFELDIDGDVRYFLEKHITKALGDDEARKAVFKDGRNIIKEVCQKIFTDNDYFIEGSQEIARQLFKAMKTNSSISSTDLVICIYEEEDEENIAILKMDYTVSFIHEVEFVDNKFKISIKKQDISLPGVNQRIQKCAFIRAAQGTGDYDLIILDNQISKKNQDEPVAQFFLETFLGADLVLDSKTCTRIFKKETENWIRSKAKEGETSLEIVREFVNDAIRNEDEIDLDSFSSKVFSDKTDLKEDYISTMREKGLTSDRFEVDKEWVEKKLGKIRLKTESDIEVVIDYEQYNDREKFEIVKNPDGTRNIIIKNIISIMEK
- a CDS encoding glycosyltransferase, whose product is MKRIFLQFGSGLGPMSRSLPIALALAEAGYEIKYLGYDMAKEYMKKAGIEELCPEFSISDIKKGSPNPYWNTAEEFWSMIGYGNMPWVERKVDELINLLKQFFPDYILSDLGILACLAARITGIPLIAINQSCYHPNVKLKWWENNYEAENYKDKDSLLNKLNAFLKKKGAQQLNTFTEIFTGRLTIIPGFYDFDPIPNLEKYNTHYVGPVLYTPKENVSEKLLKLFDADQPIIFCYTARFYDNVGESGKAIFDNMIKIADKIDASIIISTGNKKDELLALDIASKELKSGKVSIVDYVPLDMAYEKSDLVIHHGGHGSCLAQFYYGVPSVIIPTHTEREYNARMCEKLHVGKMLPRRELNSANLKNCINDVLNDITYKKSVRDWKEKVSGDFNNLDKVVKLVDSL